Proteins encoded in a region of the Puniceibacterium sp. IMCC21224 genome:
- a CDS encoding type II secretion system F family protein yields the protein MLTAEPIIYGLIFLGVLGMVNGIYLVVFGKSISLNSKVNRRLQMLEKGSHREAVLATLRKEMDQHMKSRSIPLYSLLADRAQKAAIAFTPKQLIMMMVAGGVLAFLGLTIGTEATLPVRAVMSVVMGVGGIYMWVNGKAKKRLAMIEEQLPDAVELMVRSLRVGHPFSSAISIVSKELKDPLATEFGVIADESTYGRDIGEALKHMAERLDMQDLRFLAVAVAIQQQSGGNLAEILEGLAKVIRARFRLFRRVKAITAEAQWSGKFLSGFPVGALIVIQVTDPHYYDDVLDHPWFIPACFIVGIFLVANLLVMRVLVNIKV from the coding sequence ATGTTGACCGCAGAACCAATTATCTACGGGCTTATTTTCCTTGGCGTTTTGGGGATGGTCAACGGCATCTATCTGGTCGTCTTTGGCAAGTCGATCAGCCTGAACAGCAAGGTCAACCGCCGTCTTCAGATGCTCGAAAAGGGCAGCCACCGCGAGGCCGTGCTGGCCACACTCCGCAAGGAGATGGACCAGCATATGAAATCGCGGTCGATTCCGCTCTATTCACTGCTGGCGGACCGGGCGCAAAAGGCGGCGATCGCATTCACGCCCAAACAACTCATCATGATGATGGTTGCCGGCGGCGTCCTTGCGTTTCTGGGCCTGACCATCGGCACCGAGGCAACGCTGCCTGTGCGGGCGGTGATGTCAGTCGTGATGGGCGTGGGCGGCATCTATATGTGGGTCAACGGCAAAGCCAAGAAACGGCTGGCGATGATCGAAGAGCAATTGCCAGACGCTGTGGAATTGATGGTGCGCAGCCTGCGCGTCGGGCATCCGTTCTCATCCGCGATCTCAATCGTGTCCAAAGAGCTCAAGGATCCGCTGGCAACCGAATTTGGCGTCATCGCGGACGAAAGCACCTATGGCCGCGATATCGGCGAAGCGCTGAAACATATGGCCGAACGCCTGGACATGCAGGATCTACGCTTTCTTGCGGTCGCCGTGGCGATTCAGCAGCAATCAGGCGGTAACCTGGCCGAGATCCTCGAAGGATTGGCCAAGGTGATCCGCGCCCGTTTCCGTCTGTTTCGCCGGGTCAAGGCAATCACCGCCGAAGCGCAATGGTCGGGCAAGTTCCTGTCAGGCTTTCCGGTCGGCGCGCTGATCGTCATCCAGGTCACCGATCCGCATTACTATGACGACGTTCTGGACCACCCCTGGTTCATCCCCGCCTGCTTTATCGTCGGTATTTTTCTTGTCGCGAACCTTCTCGTGATGCGGGTTCTGGTCAACATCAAGGTCTAA
- a CDS encoding type II secretion system F family protein, which yields METLNTINAIIIDVLGPAGPLIVVGGLALLLILGAIPLLMTQKPDPLDKLKQSTGRERLDAETKAVLRDTRRNEKLNKYAQFLEPQDKQEYSAVKMRLLQAGYRTKDAVRFFYFAQFALGIGALVAGVSYFLLFIGKDQATTQQTLMYCLGPGAAGYMFPKYWITRRVEARKEEIESGFPDALDMMLVCVEAGQSMDQAIVRVGGELKASYPSLADEFQIVSHEMKAGKDKGLVLGDMSERCGVQDVSSFVTVLSQSQTFGTSISDALRVYADEMRDKRVMRAEEKANKLPTKMTLTTMMLTVPPLLIILVGPSAVGITEMGNIGK from the coding sequence ATGGAAACTTTGAACACAATAAACGCGATCATCATCGACGTGCTCGGCCCGGCTGGCCCCCTGATCGTTGTCGGCGGGCTCGCGCTGTTGCTGATCCTCGGTGCGATTCCGCTTTTGATGACGCAAAAGCCAGATCCGCTGGACAAGCTCAAGCAGAGCACCGGCCGCGAACGCCTGGATGCCGAGACCAAGGCGGTTTTGCGTGACACCAGACGCAACGAAAAACTGAACAAATACGCGCAATTCCTCGAACCGCAGGACAAACAGGAATATTCGGCAGTCAAAATGCGGCTGCTTCAGGCCGGCTATCGGACCAAAGACGCAGTGCGGTTTTTCTATTTTGCGCAATTCGCATTGGGGATTGGCGCGCTGGTCGCCGGGGTCAGCTATTTCCTGCTGTTCATCGGCAAGGATCAGGCGACAACGCAGCAGACGCTGATGTACTGCCTCGGGCCGGGCGCTGCGGGCTATATGTTCCCGAAATACTGGATCACCCGCCGGGTCGAGGCCCGCAAAGAAGAGATCGAATCCGGTTTTCCTGACGCGCTGGACATGATGCTGGTCTGCGTCGAGGCTGGCCAGTCGATGGACCAGGCGATTGTCCGGGTCGGTGGAGAGCTGAAGGCATCTTACCCCAGCCTTGCCGATGAATTCCAGATCGTCAGCCACGAGATGAAGGCCGGCAAGGACAAGGGACTGGTTCTGGGCGACATGTCAGAGCGTTGCGGCGTGCAGGATGTGTCATCGTTTGTGACCGTTCTGAGCCAGAGCCAGACCTTTGGTACCTCGATTTCCGACGCGCTTCGGGTTTATGCCGACGAAATGCGTGACAAACGTGTCATGCGTGCCGAAGAAAAGGCAAACAAGTTGCCGACAAAGATGACTTTGACCACTATGATGCTGACGGTACCGCCGCTGCTGATCATCCTCGTGGGTCCGTCAGCGGTGGGGATCACCGAGATGGGCAATATCGGAAAGTAA
- a CDS encoding tetratricopeptide repeat protein yields the protein MRLTLLGSVIAVIGLAACSSGGFSASKAPTYAPAIDPRAEAVDGLVVGHRLMEAGEFELALDAFTRAAGEHGLTAELLSALGSANLALGRLGQSEKLLRRAVKEDPEWPEAWNNLGVVLIEKGETAEASEIFRKAYALDDGQSDSIRDNLRLALAKLDNSLYDVDQEQEYKLVRRGRGTFLISPTS from the coding sequence ATGCGCCTGACCCTGTTGGGAAGCGTAATCGCTGTAATCGGATTGGCCGCCTGTTCTTCGGGCGGCTTTTCCGCGTCAAAGGCGCCAACATATGCCCCCGCCATTGATCCGAGGGCAGAGGCCGTGGACGGGCTGGTGGTTGGCCACAGATTGATGGAGGCCGGGGAGTTCGAGCTTGCGCTTGACGCGTTTACCCGCGCCGCTGGAGAACATGGCCTGACAGCGGAATTGCTGAGCGCACTGGGCAGTGCCAATCTCGCCCTTGGTCGTCTAGGTCAGTCGGAAAAGCTGCTGCGCCGCGCGGTCAAGGAGGATCCGGAATGGCCCGAGGCCTGGAACAATCTTGGTGTGGTGCTGATTGAAAAAGGCGAAACAGCCGAGGCTTCGGAAATTTTCCGCAAGGCTTACGCGCTGGATGATGGCCAAAGTGACTCAATCCGTGACAATTTGCGCTTGGCTCTCGCAAAATTGGATAATTCACTTTATGATGTTGACCAAGAACAAGAATATAAATTGGTGCGGCGCGGCAGGGGAACTTTCCTGATCAGCCCGACATCGTGA
- a CDS encoding lipopolysaccharide assembly protein LapB gives MRHPILVSLCVAGVAALSACDKSGGAEAAKAMKNVNVVDETNLNDVMLTVADPNEAVTYFQRANAEDPDRIDLQRGIALSLIRAKRTTEGALAWAKVTEHADATDADRVELADALIRSNEWPRAEAVLNAIPPTHETFKRYRLEAMVADSKKDWKKADSFYETAVGLTTQPASVLNNWGYSKLTRGDYPEAERLFVQAIRQDNNLFTAKNNLILARGAQGNYVLPVIPMTQIERAELLHTLGLSAIKRGDIEIGKGLFRDAIETHPQHFEAAVRSLQALESSI, from the coding sequence ATGCGCCACCCCATCCTTGTTTCCCTCTGCGTGGCGGGGGTTGCCGCGCTGTCCGCCTGCGACAAATCCGGCGGTGCCGAAGCCGCGAAAGCAATGAAAAACGTCAATGTGGTGGATGAAACCAACCTCAACGACGTGATGCTGACCGTTGCTGACCCGAACGAAGCAGTGACCTATTTCCAGCGCGCCAACGCCGAAGATCCAGACCGTATCGACCTGCAGCGCGGCATCGCCCTCTCGTTGATCCGGGCCAAGCGCACAACCGAAGGCGCGCTCGCCTGGGCCAAGGTGACCGAGCATGCCGACGCCACCGATGCAGACCGGGTGGAGTTGGCGGATGCGCTGATCCGGTCCAACGAATGGCCCCGCGCCGAAGCGGTACTGAACGCGATCCCACCGACGCATGAGACCTTCAAACGCTACCGGCTCGAAGCGATGGTGGCGGATTCCAAGAAGGATTGGAAAAAGGCCGACAGTTTTTATGAGACGGCCGTTGGTCTGACAACACAGCCAGCATCGGTACTCAACAACTGGGGCTATTCCAAACTGACGCGCGGCGATTATCCTGAGGCCGAGCGCCTGTTTGTGCAGGCGATCCGACAGGACAACAACCTCTTCACCGCCAAGAACAACTTGATTCTGGCGCGTGGCGCACAGGGAAACTATGTGCTGCCGGTGATCCCGATGACCCAGATCGAGCGGGCTGAACTGCTTCACACACTGGGCTTGTCCGCGATCAAACGTGGCGATATCGAGATTGGCAAAGGCCTGTTCCGCGACGCCATCGAAACCCATCCGCAACATTTCGAGGCTGCAGTGCGCAGCCTTCAGGCGCTGGAAAGCAGCATCTGA
- a CDS encoding prepilin peptidase yields MELSVWAAMIFVPFVVPVCLYVCYTDMAEMKIRNHAVLALFVIFAVLGLIALPLQDYLWRYAHLVVILLLGIVANAAGIMGAGDSKFAAAAAPFIALGDLRVMMALFAATLLAAFVVHRLARRTAALRRLAPNWKSWTAGAKFPMGLALGGTLAIYLCLGLAFGA; encoded by the coding sequence ATGGAACTTAGCGTCTGGGCCGCGATGATCTTTGTGCCATTTGTGGTGCCGGTCTGTCTCTATGTCTGTTACACGGACATGGCCGAAATGAAGATCCGCAACCATGCGGTTCTGGCGCTGTTCGTGATTTTTGCCGTGCTTGGCCTGATCGCCTTGCCCTTGCAGGATTATCTGTGGCGCTATGCACATCTTGTCGTGATCCTGTTGCTGGGCATCGTCGCCAATGCGGCTGGGATCATGGGGGCTGGCGATTCCAAATTCGCCGCCGCGGCCGCGCCCTTCATAGCGTTGGGTGATCTGCGGGTTATGATGGCGCTGTTTGCGGCAACCCTGCTTGCTGCGTTTGTTGTCCACCGTCTGGCACGGCGCACCGCCGCCCTGCGGCGGCTGGCACCAAATTGGAAAAGCTGGACCGCTGGTGCCAAGTTTCCGATGGGACTGGCGCTTGGGGGGACGCTGGCGATTTATCTCTGCCTCGGCCTGGCATTCGGCGCCTGA
- a CDS encoding ATPase, whose amino-acid sequence MNMSPTAVMAPPPPKRLEDLQLPMVMMRDIMLKTLFRRNTNVVTELAHALRLPIPITQELIDLARSQLLVEAMGTLNANSGGEMSYQLTDAGKARALDALAQSEYFGAMPVRLCIYAEQVKRQSIKNIHITRDQLTNAMGHLILPPSLLSDLGPAVGAGRSILMYGPPGNGKSSISNGIRDAMGDKIYVPWAIEYSGQVITVYDPIVHSKAEQDVQDPTKLRRTNRFDSRYVMCQRPTVITGGELSLSMLDLVYNPTARTYQAPLQLKSTGGIFIVDDLGRQAEPPQKLVNRWIVPLEENKDILSLQSGEKFEVPFDTLVIFSTNFHPNEIFDNAALRRIFFKIKIDGPGQEDFLKIFAMVARKKKMHLDEASLVHLLKSKYPTIDNVYANYQPVFLIDQMIAICDFEGIPYKMTPELVDRAWANMFVRDEVIVK is encoded by the coding sequence ATGAACATGAGTCCCACCGCCGTCATGGCTCCGCCGCCGCCCAAGCGTCTGGAAGATCTTCAACTGCCTATGGTCATGATGCGGGACATCATGCTCAAGACCCTGTTTCGCCGAAACACCAATGTAGTGACGGAACTGGCACATGCCCTCCGCCTGCCGATCCCGATCACGCAAGAGCTGATCGACCTGGCGCGCAGTCAACTGCTGGTCGAGGCGATGGGCACGCTGAATGCAAACAGCGGCGGCGAGATGTCGTATCAGCTGACCGACGCGGGCAAGGCCCGGGCGCTCGACGCGCTGGCGCAATCCGAATATTTCGGCGCCATGCCCGTGCGGCTGTGCATCTATGCGGAACAGGTCAAACGTCAGTCGATCAAGAACATTCACATCACCCGCGACCAACTGACCAATGCCATGGGCCACCTGATCCTGCCGCCGTCGCTGTTGTCCGATCTGGGTCCGGCGGTCGGCGCCGGTCGGTCGATCCTGATGTACGGCCCGCCAGGTAACGGTAAATCCTCGATCTCGAACGGCATCCGCGATGCCATGGGCGACAAGATATATGTCCCTTGGGCCATCGAATATTCCGGCCAGGTGATCACGGTCTATGACCCGATCGTGCATTCCAAGGCCGAGCAGGATGTACAGGACCCTACCAAACTGCGTCGCACAAACCGTTTCGACAGCCGCTATGTGATGTGTCAGCGCCCCACAGTCATCACCGGGGGCGAATTGTCGCTGTCGATGCTCGATCTGGTCTACAACCCCACCGCGCGGACCTATCAGGCGCCGCTGCAACTAAAATCCACCGGCGGCATCTTTATCGTCGATGACCTTGGGCGTCAGGCCGAACCGCCGCAAAAACTGGTCAACCGCTGGATTGTCCCGCTCGAAGAGAACAAGGATATCCTGTCGCTGCAATCGGGCGAAAAATTCGAGGTGCCGTTTGACACGCTGGTGATCTTTTCCACCAACTTCCACCCGAACGAGATTTTCGACAACGCGGCCCTGCGCCGGATCTTTTTCAAGATCAAGATCGACGGGCCGGGCCAAGAGGATTTCCTCAAGATCTTTGCCATGGTGGCGCGCAAGAAAAAAATGCATCTGGACGAGGCCAGCCTGGTGCATCTGCTCAAGTCGAAATACCCCACCATCGACAACGTCTATGCAAACTATCAGCCGGTATTCCTGATTGACCAGATGATCGCGATCTGCGATTTCGAAGGCATCCCCTACAAGATGACGCCGGAACTGGTTGACCGCGCCTGGGCAAATATGTTTGTGCGCGACGAAGTGATTGTAAAATGA
- a CDS encoding efflux RND transporter periplasmic adaptor subunit: MTPIIFRRIRAVCPAQFRDSLIALLTGAALAFGPLPLAAQDSDSGAANAPRVTVTRAVRDEIVTTVPVSGSLLPRNEILIYPQVSGFVVDEILADVGDIVAAGDVLARINARTLQAQLAQAQAEQARAEAGVRQAQSQITSAEASQVQAEAALARARELNRTGTVSGAGLEDAVAAAQTARAAADSARDGLAVAQAAVQQAAAQASVAALDLDHATIVAPTGGLISARNGQSGSITAMSGDPFYRLIDGGVIEVEAEVIETALGQISTGDPVTLRIAGLGEVSGTVRLISPTVDPATRLGTIRITTGAQDGLRAGVFASGEVIVDRHEGLSVLSSAVQNTGTESYVLRVRDGHLQHQPVIAGVIWQNRREILTGLDEGDDVVARAAGFFGDGDAVIAVPGTAE; this comes from the coding sequence ATGACACCGATTATTTTCCGCCGGATACGGGCAGTCTGCCCCGCACAGTTCCGCGACAGTTTGATCGCACTGCTCACCGGAGCGGCACTGGCGTTTGGCCCCCTGCCCCTTGCCGCACAGGACTCGGACAGTGGGGCCGCAAATGCCCCCCGCGTAACAGTGACCCGTGCAGTACGCGATGAAATCGTGACGACAGTGCCAGTGTCAGGGTCATTGTTGCCCCGCAACGAGATCCTGATTTACCCGCAGGTCAGCGGATTCGTCGTCGACGAAATCCTCGCCGATGTCGGCGACATCGTGGCGGCGGGGGATGTACTTGCCCGGATCAATGCGCGAACCTTGCAAGCGCAGTTGGCCCAAGCCCAGGCGGAACAGGCGCGGGCCGAGGCCGGTGTGCGTCAGGCCCAAAGCCAGATCACCTCAGCCGAGGCATCGCAGGTTCAGGCCGAAGCCGCACTGGCGCGGGCGCGCGAACTTAATCGCACCGGCACGGTCAGTGGCGCGGGACTCGAAGATGCGGTCGCCGCCGCACAGACCGCACGCGCAGCCGCAGATTCTGCCCGCGACGGGCTCGCCGTGGCGCAGGCCGCTGTGCAGCAGGCGGCCGCACAAGCATCTGTTGCGGCGCTCGATCTGGATCACGCGACCATCGTCGCTCCGACGGGCGGGCTGATTTCTGCGCGCAATGGTCAGAGCGGATCGATCACCGCCATGTCCGGCGACCCGTTCTACCGCCTGATCGACGGCGGCGTGATCGAGGTCGAGGCCGAAGTCATCGAAACCGCTCTGGGCCAGATCAGCACCGGCGACCCTGTAACGCTGAGAATCGCCGGATTGGGTGAGGTTTCGGGCACAGTGCGGCTGATCTCGCCCACCGTTGATCCGGCCACCCGACTTGGCACGATACGTATCACCACCGGGGCACAGGACGGATTGCGCGCCGGCGTTTTTGCCAGCGGAGAGGTCATCGTTGACCGCCACGAGGGGCTCAGTGTTCTGTCATCGGCGGTTCAGAACACCGGCACAGAAAGCTATGTGCTGCGGGTTCGCGACGGCCATTTGCAGCACCAGCCGGTGATTGCCGGTGTGATCTGGCAGAACCGTCGCGAAATTCTGACCGGACTGGACGAAGGCGACGACGTGGTGGCGCGGGCGGCTGGCTTCTTTGGTGATGGCGATGCGGTGATCGCTGTGCCGGGGACAGCAGAATGA
- a CDS encoding efflux RND transporter permease subunit, with amino-acid sequence MSTWAIRSPIPALALFLVLCVVGMVSFFRLPVTQFPNIDIPIITVQVTQAGAAPSEIATQVAKPIETAVSDVTGVSHVSTTASEGVASITIEFDLEVDTDRALNDIKDAVTAARSELPDDVTEPQVRRLDVTGQAILTYAVSDPTVSIEALSAFVDDVVIREITSASGVGKVDRIGGADRAIEVELDPDRLLSLGLTASDVNTQIRSVNIDLGGGSGTLGGQEYAIRALGSAATLADLAATPIITPGGATVRLDQIGTIRDGTEEIATFALLDGQPVVAIGIYRSTGASDLTAGDRAKDKIAELTKAYPNATFTMIDDATIYTEGNYHSAMDTLYEGAALAIIVVFLFLKNWRATIITAVALPLSIIPTFIVMQYLGFSLNTVSLLGITLVTGILVDDAIVEIENIVRHIQMGRPAYEASEEAASEIGLTVIAISFTIVAVFTPVSFMSGIAGQYFKQFGLTVAVAVLFSLLVARLITPMMAAYFLRDGAANPEDEREGLILRSYLRVLRWTLNNRAVTLILGLALFAGSIFSATLLPTEFVPAADTGRTMVSVELPPGSKLADTREVGRDISAIVAEIPEVKNTFVYTTGTDTEATIVVNFGQRTDRTRGFAEIEQDIRARLSGVPDVRLHVSAQGQRDVSISVLGDGERAAAEAAQDLARQIETVPGIAAADTAAALVRPEIRITPRPELAADLGVTASSLATTVRIATIGDSGSNVAKFSDGETQIPIVVRLNEASRSDLLLMQGQRIPSTRGAPVPLLAVADVTLSSGPSVISRYDRKYRTLVEADLEPGTPLGPAIAAIDLLPIALDMPQGTQIQASGDAEVMGEIFTQFGLAMGAGILLVYLVLVLLFSSFITPVTILLSLPLAIGGAVFALFLGNYAIGLSVVIGFLMLMGIVTKNAIMLVEFAIKGIEDGLDRNAAMIEAGAKRARPIVMTTVAMTAGMVPSALAIGTGGEFRAPMAIAVIGGLLVSTVLSLLFVPSLFSAIDGLKTRARRGLVSTLGANQPRNADATTTGVQ; translated from the coding sequence ATGAGCACTTGGGCAATCCGTTCGCCGATCCCGGCGCTGGCACTGTTTCTGGTGCTCTGCGTCGTGGGCATGGTCAGTTTCTTCCGCCTGCCAGTCACACAATTCCCCAACATCGACATTCCGATCATCACCGTCCAGGTCACGCAGGCTGGTGCGGCGCCGTCCGAAATCGCGACGCAGGTCGCCAAACCGATCGAAACCGCCGTCAGCGATGTGACCGGCGTCAGCCACGTCAGCACCACCGCGTCCGAAGGGGTGGCCAGTATCACCATCGAATTCGACCTCGAGGTCGATACCGACCGCGCCCTAAACGACATCAAAGATGCGGTGACCGCCGCGCGCAGCGAATTGCCTGATGACGTGACCGAACCGCAGGTCCGGCGGCTCGACGTCACGGGTCAGGCGATCCTGACCTATGCCGTCAGCGACCCCACCGTCTCAATCGAGGCGCTGTCAGCCTTTGTCGACGATGTGGTGATCCGCGAAATCACGTCGGCCAGCGGTGTCGGCAAGGTTGACCGCATCGGCGGCGCAGACCGGGCGATTGAGGTTGAATTGGACCCCGACCGCCTGCTGTCGCTTGGCTTGACGGCCTCCGATGTCAATACGCAGATCCGGTCAGTCAACATTGATCTAGGCGGCGGCAGCGGCACGTTGGGTGGCCAGGAATATGCCATCCGCGCACTTGGGTCCGCCGCCACTCTGGCGGATCTGGCGGCAACGCCCATCATCACACCGGGCGGTGCAACTGTGCGCCTGGACCAGATTGGCACCATCCGTGATGGCACCGAGGAAATCGCCACCTTTGCCCTGCTCGACGGTCAGCCAGTGGTGGCCATCGGGATTTACCGTTCCACCGGCGCCAGCGACCTGACAGCCGGCGACCGCGCCAAGGACAAGATCGCCGAACTGACCAAGGCGTATCCAAACGCCACTTTCACAATGATCGACGACGCCACGATCTATACCGAGGGCAATTACCATTCGGCCATGGATACCCTTTACGAAGGGGCGGCTCTGGCGATTATCGTGGTATTTCTGTTTCTCAAGAACTGGCGCGCCACCATCATCACGGCGGTGGCATTGCCGCTGTCGATCATCCCGACCTTTATCGTGATGCAATATCTCGGATTTTCGCTCAACACCGTGTCGTTGCTGGGCATCACGCTGGTCACTGGCATCCTCGTTGATGACGCGATTGTCGAGATCGAAAATATCGTGCGCCATATCCAAATGGGCCGCCCCGCCTATGAGGCGTCCGAAGAGGCGGCCTCGGAAATCGGACTGACGGTCATCGCGATCAGCTTTACCATCGTGGCGGTTTTTACGCCTGTCAGCTTTATGTCCGGCATTGCGGGGCAGTATTTCAAGCAATTCGGCCTTACCGTCGCTGTTGCGGTGCTGTTTTCCCTGCTGGTTGCGCGGCTCATCACGCCGATGATGGCGGCCTATTTCCTGCGCGACGGCGCAGCAAATCCCGAGGACGAGCGTGAAGGCCTGATCCTGCGCAGCTATTTGCGGGTCCTGCGCTGGACCCTGAACAACCGGGCAGTGACGCTGATTCTGGGGCTTGCCCTCTTTGCCGGGTCGATCTTTTCCGCGACGTTGCTGCCGACCGAATTTGTACCTGCAGCGGATACCGGGCGTACGATGGTGTCGGTCGAACTGCCGCCGGGGTCAAAGCTGGCCGATACCCGCGAAGTTGGCCGCGACATCAGCGCGATTGTCGCCGAAATTCCCGAGGTCAAAAATACCTTTGTCTACACCACCGGCACAGATACCGAAGCAACCATCGTGGTGAACTTTGGTCAGCGCACCGACCGCACCCGCGGTTTCGCTGAGATCGAGCAGGATATCCGCGCCCGCCTGAGCGGTGTGCCGGATGTTCGCCTGCACGTATCGGCGCAGGGACAGCGCGATGTGTCGATCAGCGTTTTGGGTGACGGTGAACGCGCGGCCGCCGAGGCGGCGCAGGACCTTGCCCGGCAGATTGAAACCGTGCCCGGCATTGCCGCCGCTGACACTGCCGCGGCCTTGGTGCGCCCCGAAATCAGGATCACACCACGCCCGGAACTGGCGGCGGACCTTGGGGTCACGGCCTCGTCCCTCGCCACGACCGTGCGCATTGCCACCATCGGCGACAGCGGGTCCAATGTGGCAAAATTCTCGGACGGAGAGACGCAGATCCCGATTGTCGTGCGCCTCAACGAGGCGTCGCGCAGTGATCTGTTGCTGATGCAGGGACAACGCATCCCCTCGACCCGTGGCGCGCCTGTGCCGCTGCTGGCCGTCGCGGATGTCACTCTGTCGAGCGGCCCGTCAGTGATCTCCCGGTATGATCGCAAATACCGCACTCTGGTCGAGGCGGATCTGGAACCTGGCACCCCCCTGGGCCCCGCCATCGCGGCAATTGACCTGCTGCCGATTGCGCTGGACATGCCACAAGGCACTCAGATTCAGGCATCCGGTGATGCCGAGGTCATGGGCGAAATCTTTACCCAGTTCGGACTGGCCATGGGCGCGGGAATTCTGCTGGTCTACCTTGTTCTGGTGCTGCTGTTTTCCAGCTTTATTACGCCCGTCACCATCCTGCTTTCGCTGCCGCTGGCCATCGGTGGCGCGGTCTTTGCATTGTTTCTGGGCAATTATGCCATCGGATTGTCGGTGGTGATCGGTTTTCTGATGCTGATGGGGATCGTGACCAAAAACGCGATCATGCTGGTGGAATTTGCGATCAAAGGGATCGAGGACGGATTGGACCGCAATGCCGCGATGATTGAGGCCGGGGCCAAGCGGGCACGCCCCATCGTGATGACCACCGTCGCGATGACTGCCGGTATGGTGCCCTCGGCGCTGGCCATTGGCACCGGGGGCGAATTCCGCGCCCCTATGGCAATCGCGGTGATCGGCGGGCTGCTGGTGTCGACGGTGCTGTCACTGCTGTTTGTGCCGTCATTGTTCAGCGCCATCGACGGGTTGAAAACCCGCGCACGTCGCGGGCTGGTCTCAACACTGGGCGCGAATCAGCCGCGCAATGCCGACGCGACAACCACAGGGGTGCAGTAA
- the ureG gene encoding urease accessory protein UreG, with protein sequence MTSPNGPLRLGLGGPVGAGKTTLTAALCLALRDHLSMAVVTNDIYTQEDAEALMRLQVLPLERIRGVETGGCPHTAIREDASINLAAIADLNRDFPDLDLVLIESGGDNLSATFSPELADVTIYVIDVAAGEEIPRKGGPAITRSDILVINKTDLAPYVGASLEVMNRDATRMRAGRPFVFASLRHGEGVGEIVDLIAHIGGLDLTRSAAE encoded by the coding sequence ATGACTTCGCCAAACGGACCTTTGCGGCTGGGCCTTGGGGGGCCGGTGGGGGCGGGTAAGACGACGCTGACAGCGGCCCTGTGTCTGGCACTGCGCGACCATCTGTCGATGGCTGTGGTGACAAACGATATCTATACGCAGGAGGATGCCGAGGCGCTGATGCGGCTACAGGTGCTGCCGCTTGAGCGCATTCGCGGCGTCGAAACCGGCGGTTGCCCGCACACCGCAATTCGCGAGGACGCGTCGATCAATCTGGCTGCCATCGCTGATCTGAACCGCGATTTCCCGGACCTTGATCTGGTGCTGATCGAATCGGGCGGCGACAATTTGTCAGCGACATTCAGCCCGGAACTGGCAGATGTAACGATCTATGTGATCGACGTCGCAGCAGGCGAAGAAATCCCGCGCAAGGGCGGTCCGGCGATCACCCGCTCGGACATCCTTGTGATCAACAAGACCGACCTTGCGCCGTATGTCGGCGCGTCGCTTGAGGTGATGAACCGGGATGCCACCAGAATGCGGGCGGGGCGTCCCTTTGTCTTTGCGTCGCTCCGCCACGGCGAGGGGGTCGGTGAAATTGTCGATCTGATCGCCCACATCGGCGGATTGGATCTGACCCGCAGCGCGGCGGAGTAG
- a CDS encoding urease accessory protein UreF — protein sequence MTQTDPILTLHQLFSPAFPVGAFAYSHGLETEVQAGRVATAAQAQDWIHTVLTQGAGWSDAVLFVHAAVGPDSQKLADLACALAPSAERRQETVLQGAAFAQTVSQVWGIDLPEYAYPVAVGCAVSLLSLPAEDALTLYLQAMVSNLTGAAVRLVPLGQTDGQRIVKALSPCCTELAERAWEADLDDIGGFAPLIDIASQRHESLYSRIFRS from the coding sequence ATGACTCAAACTGACCCTATCCTGACGCTGCACCAACTGTTTTCACCCGCGTTTCCCGTCGGCGCCTTTGCGTATTCTCATGGGCTGGAAACCGAGGTGCAGGCCGGGCGCGTTGCCACGGCGGCGCAGGCGCAGGACTGGATTCATACGGTGCTGACGCAGGGTGCGGGCTGGTCGGATGCAGTCCTGTTTGTCCATGCCGCGGTGGGCCCTGACAGCCAAAAACTGGCGGATCTGGCTTGCGCACTTGCCCCGTCTGCCGAGCGGCGGCAAGAGACCGTGTTGCAAGGGGCCGCCTTTGCGCAAACGGTGTCGCAAGTATGGGGCATTGATCTGCCTGAATACGCCTACCCGGTGGCGGTGGGGTGCGCTGTGTCGTTGCTGTCGCTGCCTGCCGAAGACGCCCTGACACTATATCTTCAGGCGATGGTGTCGAACCTCACCGGCGCTGCTGTGCGGTTGGTGCCGCTTGGCCAGACCGACGGCCAACGCATCGTCAAGGCCCTGTCGCCCTGTTGCACAGAGCTGGCCGAGCGCGCATGGGAGGCCGATCTGGACGATATCGGTGGGTTCGCGCCGCTGATCGACATCGCCTCTCAACGGCACGAATCGCTATATTCCCGGATATTTCGGTCGTGA